In a genomic window of Streptomyces sp. SJL17-4:
- the hypF gene encoding carbamoyltransferase HypF produces MRSENSTGETGETGETGAVGGTGPGPSERWLIRVEGVVQGVGYRPFVYTLAHELGLTGWVLNDSLGVLTEVYGSPVSLTAFARALRDRAPLLARVNGVRVEETSAGGDVPADFTIRESVRGGDARTTVPPDSHVCPDCLAEVRDPGDRRHRYPFANCTHCGPRYSIIRDLPYDRAQTTMGSFTLCEECRHEYEDPRDRRYHAQPTACPACGPRVTLSGPDGVLAEADEAMTAAVEALAAGRIVAVKSVGGFHLAVDARDAEAVARLRSRKKRDSKPFAVMVEDLATVGRIAVHGRAEDELLRSPARPIVLLRKVPHGLPEAVAPRNPNIGVMLPSAPLHHLLLDHPSLDVLVMTSGNISGYPIVHRNEDALAQLFEVADLVLHHDRDIHIRVDDSVVRCTDHPGLDEPVITFLRRSRGYAPYPVTVDALPEPILAYGAELKTTIALGSGDEVYVSQHIGDLKNDETFASHRQTAAHLAELYGLKPRFVACDLHPSFRSHILADAEEGVEVIAVQHHHAHMASCMAENRIEGTTLGVVFDGAGYGTDGTIWGGEFLLGDYAGVRRTARLRHIPLLGGDKAVHEPIRTAYALALDAFGGDVDAALAAFPVLGELTEQERHVYATMARRGVNAPPASSMGRLFDGVAALLGVCSRAEYEAQGPIELEGLLGRDLTLAEPYPFAFGPAVDSAPGERTVEIDFRPVVRAIAADLAAGLGTVEISRRFHSAVVDLVRHRGAEECRAAGTDRVVLSGGVFLNEFLLVNSLLALRAAGLSAHAHCLVPTNDGGIALGQVMVAAARSGPSSAAAAARPASNER; encoded by the coding sequence AGGGCGTCGTACAGGGGGTCGGCTACCGGCCCTTCGTGTACACGCTCGCCCACGAGCTGGGGCTCACCGGCTGGGTGCTCAACGACTCCCTCGGCGTCCTCACCGAGGTGTACGGGAGCCCCGTGTCCCTGACCGCCTTCGCCCGCGCCCTGCGGGACCGGGCGCCCCTGCTCGCCCGGGTGAACGGGGTGCGCGTCGAGGAGACGTCCGCGGGCGGCGACGTGCCGGCGGACTTCACCATCCGGGAGAGCGTCCGGGGCGGCGACGCCCGGACGACCGTTCCCCCCGACTCGCACGTCTGCCCCGACTGCCTGGCCGAGGTGCGCGACCCGGGCGACCGCCGCCACCGCTACCCGTTCGCCAACTGCACCCATTGCGGACCCCGTTACTCGATCATCCGGGATCTGCCCTACGACCGGGCGCAGACCACCATGGGTTCCTTCACCCTGTGCGAGGAGTGCCGGCACGAGTACGAGGACCCGCGCGACCGCCGGTACCACGCCCAGCCCACCGCCTGCCCGGCGTGCGGGCCCCGGGTCACCCTGTCCGGGCCGGACGGTGTCCTCGCCGAGGCGGACGAGGCCATGACCGCGGCCGTCGAGGCGCTCGCCGCCGGCCGGATCGTCGCCGTCAAGAGCGTCGGTGGCTTCCACCTGGCCGTCGACGCCCGGGACGCCGAGGCCGTGGCCCGGCTCCGGAGCCGAAAGAAGCGTGACTCCAAGCCCTTCGCGGTGATGGTGGAGGACCTCGCCACGGTCGGCCGGATCGCCGTCCACGGCCGGGCGGAGGACGAGCTGCTCCGGTCCCCGGCCCGGCCGATCGTCCTGCTGCGCAAGGTGCCCCACGGCCTGCCCGAGGCCGTCGCGCCGCGGAACCCGAACATCGGCGTCATGCTGCCCTCGGCACCCCTGCACCACCTGCTGCTCGACCATCCCTCGCTCGACGTTCTCGTGATGACCAGCGGCAACATCTCCGGCTACCCCATCGTCCATCGCAACGAGGACGCGCTCGCCCAGCTGTTCGAGGTGGCCGATCTGGTCCTCCACCACGACCGGGACATCCACATACGGGTGGACGACTCCGTGGTCCGGTGCACCGACCACCCGGGTCTCGACGAGCCCGTCATCACCTTCCTGCGGCGCTCGCGCGGCTACGCCCCGTATCCGGTGACGGTCGACGCGCTCCCCGAGCCGATCCTGGCCTACGGAGCCGAGCTGAAGACGACGATCGCTCTCGGCTCCGGCGACGAGGTGTACGTCAGCCAGCACATCGGCGACCTCAAGAACGACGAGACCTTCGCCTCGCACCGGCAGACCGCCGCCCACCTCGCCGAGCTGTACGGCCTGAAGCCCCGCTTCGTCGCCTGCGATCTGCACCCCTCCTTCCGCTCGCACATCCTGGCCGACGCCGAGGAGGGCGTCGAGGTGATCGCCGTGCAGCACCACCACGCCCACATGGCTTCCTGCATGGCGGAGAACCGGATCGAGGGCACCACCCTCGGCGTGGTCTTCGACGGCGCCGGTTACGGCACCGACGGCACCATCTGGGGCGGCGAGTTCCTGCTCGGCGACTACGCCGGCGTCCGCCGTACCGCACGGCTGCGCCACATCCCCCTGCTCGGCGGCGACAAGGCCGTCCACGAACCGATCCGCACGGCCTACGCACTGGCCCTCGACGCCTTCGGCGGGGACGTGGACGCGGCCCTCGCCGCCTTCCCCGTCCTCGGCGAACTCACCGAGCAGGAACGGCACGTGTACGCCACGATGGCCCGCCGAGGAGTGAACGCACCGCCGGCCTCCAGCATGGGGCGCCTCTTCGACGGCGTCGCCGCCCTCCTCGGTGTCTGCTCCCGGGCGGAGTACGAGGCCCAGGGCCCCATCGAGCTCGAAGGGCTTCTCGGCCGCGACCTCACGCTCGCGGAGCCGTACCCCTTCGCCTTCGGGCCCGCCGTCGACTCCGCGCCCGGAGAGCGGACCGTCGAGATCGACTTCCGGCCGGTCGTCCGGGCGATCGCCGCCGATCTCGCCGCCGGCCTCGGCACCGTCGAGATCAGCCGCCGCTTCCACTCGGCCGTCGTCGATCTCGTCCGTCACCGGGGAGCCGAGGAGTGCCGGGCCGCGGGCACCGACCGGGTCGTCCTGTCCGGCGGCGTCTTCCTCAACGAGTTCCTGCTCGTCAACTCGCTGCTCGCCCTGCGTGCCGCCGGCCTGTCCGCGCACGCCCACTGCCTGGTCCCCACCAACGACGGAGGCATCGCCCTGGGGCAGGTGATGGTCGCGGCCGCCCGCTCCGGCCCGTCCTCCGCGGCCGCAGCCGCGCGGCCCGCCTCGAACGAACGATGA